A window of the Williamwhitmania taraxaci genome harbors these coding sequences:
- the atpC gene encoding ATP synthase F1 subunit epsilon, giving the protein MFVELISPDKVYFSGECIMVRLPGEKGSFSVLDNHAPIISSLEGGVVKITLKDEFLIFDVDSGYVEVKDNRVTICGDKVVKI; this is encoded by the coding sequence ATGTTTGTAGAACTAATTTCACCCGATAAAGTATATTTTTCAGGGGAGTGTATAATGGTCCGATTGCCGGGAGAGAAAGGTTCTTTTTCGGTTCTCGATAACCATGCACCAATCATATCTTCACTAGAAGGTGGTGTGGTTAAAATTACCCTTAAGGATGAGTTTTTAATTTTTGACGTTGATTCAGGTTACGTAGAAGTTAAGGACAATCGGGTTACTATATGTGGTGATAAGGTTGTAAAGATATAA
- a CDS encoding glycosyltransferase family 9 protein, whose protein sequence is MAKFLIIRFSSIGDIVLTTPIVRAIKTRYPDAEVHYVTKKGFYDIIRYSPYIDKIHLLDGTLSALVTSLKQEKFDYIIDLHHNLRSLIIKLRLFGVKAYSFPKLNFAKWLLVRLKWNVMPDIHIVDRYFKTLAKLDLKNDASGLDFFLPEEDVFPTEKLPNFFNEPYIALVIGAKHYTKRIPTERVIELSKKLIFPIVILGGPEESDQGNFIAKKSGLHVFNACGKLSLLESAAVIQKAKLVISSDTGLMHIASAYKRDIFSVWGNTTPNFGMYPYMPGSRSKIFEVIPLSCRPCSKIGFDSCPKKHFKCMQDIPYHQIIIDSKEIMKV, encoded by the coding sequence ATGGCTAAATTTCTGATCATTCGCTTTAGCTCTATAGGCGATATAGTGCTGACTACACCTATCGTGCGCGCTATAAAAACACGATACCCCGATGCAGAGGTTCATTACGTAACAAAAAAGGGTTTTTATGACATTATTCGGTATAGTCCCTATATCGATAAAATACACTTGTTGGATGGCACCCTCTCAGCGCTGGTTACATCATTGAAACAGGAGAAATTTGATTATATCATCGATCTGCATCACAATTTACGATCGCTAATCATTAAACTTAGGCTGTTTGGAGTAAAAGCGTATAGTTTTCCGAAGCTTAATTTTGCAAAATGGCTTCTGGTTAGGCTGAAATGGAATGTTATGCCCGATATTCATATCGTGGATCGATATTTTAAGACTTTGGCGAAGCTGGATTTGAAAAATGATGCGAGTGGCTTGGATTTCTTTCTTCCTGAGGAGGATGTTTTCCCCACAGAAAAACTGCCAAATTTTTTTAATGAGCCCTATATTGCTCTCGTTATAGGGGCAAAGCATTATACAAAGAGAATTCCTACCGAACGTGTTATTGAACTGTCTAAGAAACTGATATTCCCAATTGTAATTCTGGGCGGACCAGAAGAGAGTGATCAAGGAAATTTTATTGCAAAAAAATCAGGCCTCCACGTATTTAATGCCTGTGGAAAACTCTCGCTTCTCGAGAGTGCGGCAGTAATTCAAAAGGCTAAGCTGGTTATCTCTTCCGATACAGGTCTTATGCATATTGCCTCAGCATACAAGCGCGACATATTCTCTGTGTGGGGAAATACAACACCTAATTTTGGAATGTATCCCTACATGCCAGGAAGTCGAAGCAAAATATTCGAGGTTATTCCGCTTTCGTGCCGACCATGTTCTAAAATAGGATTTGATTCATGTCCAAAGAAACACTTTAAATGCATGCAGGATATACCATATCACCAAATAATTATAGATTCAAAAGAAATCATGAAAGTGTAA
- a CDS encoding universal stress protein — MEKTLLRIVIPWDFTPVAENALKYALSTCKARENYRIDLVHVLSTGGMFAKDKLTKEEAEVELSKEISRISHEYGSVVFGKALEGSIFNTIAEYADESRADFVFMGTHGIKGVQKLTGSWALKVIAGSNVPFIVVQDEPPVGKKNVFEHIIVPVDYRAESKELVIKAVKTAIHFDSTIHLFKQNANDQGVLKKINSNMLFAKNQMEEYKIPFEQHFAKKTSGFGNDIVKLAEDVSADLILVMTTKNIDISDYIFGAQEQFIIANEAKFPVLCFNPSMVR; from the coding sequence ATGGAAAAAACTTTACTCCGGATTGTAATTCCATGGGATTTTACTCCAGTGGCCGAAAATGCACTTAAGTACGCCTTGTCCACTTGTAAGGCCAGAGAAAATTATCGCATCGACTTAGTTCATGTTTTATCCACAGGAGGAATGTTCGCTAAGGACAAACTTACCAAAGAAGAGGCAGAAGTAGAACTTAGTAAAGAAATCTCCCGCATTTCACACGAGTACGGAAGTGTTGTGTTTGGTAAAGCACTGGAAGGATCCATTTTCAACACAATTGCTGAGTATGCCGACGAAAGCCGTGCCGACTTTGTATTTATGGGTACTCATGGAATAAAGGGTGTGCAAAAATTGACAGGTAGTTGGGCGCTCAAAGTTATTGCGGGATCGAATGTTCCGTTTATTGTTGTACAAGACGAACCGCCAGTTGGCAAAAAAAATGTGTTTGAACACATTATAGTTCCCGTTGACTACCGCGCTGAAAGCAAGGAGTTGGTAATTAAAGCAGTGAAAACAGCGATTCACTTCGACTCTACGATTCACCTTTTCAAGCAGAATGCCAACGATCAGGGAGTGCTGAAAAAAATTAACTCCAATATGCTTTTTGCAAAGAACCAGATGGAGGAGTATAAAATTCCTTTTGAACAGCACTTTGCGAAAAAGACTAGTGGATTTGGCAACGATATTGTAAAACTTGCCGAAGACGTTTCTGCCGATTTAATATTGGTTATGACCACAAAAAACATAGACATTAGCGACTACATTTTTGGCGCTCAAGAACAGTTTATTATCGCAAACGAAGCGAAATTTCCTGTCTTATGCTTCAACCCAAGCATGGTGCGCTAA
- the mnmH gene encoding tRNA 2-selenouridine(34) synthase MnmH → MSFSSLSPSEFLEQRTTKVVLDVRSPGEYAKAHILDAINLPLFTDEERALVGTTYTRQGHDIAVELGLQLVGPKLHKFVKKARKLANGSDMIIHCWRGGMRSASMAWLMDTAGFNVATLRGGYKAYRKLCQDWFEMPWRLYVLSGATGSGKTEVLHHLKRLGEQVVDLEGLANHKGSAFGALGQNPQPSTEMFENLLFEELSKLDPHRPIWIEDESVSIGSVFIPNSFFKRMILSPVLLMRVPKEIRVERLVHEYGLFSKEQLLGCIHKIEKRLGGDAVTACVEAIEAGELHIVAELTLHYYDKSYSFSLERRNPTKLHYLNTTTSDMAENAVQLKIEALEVNFEE, encoded by the coding sequence ATGAGTTTTTCCTCTCTTTCGCCCAGTGAGTTTTTGGAGCAACGCACCACGAAGGTTGTTCTGGACGTTAGATCTCCAGGCGAATATGCAAAGGCGCATATTCTAGATGCAATTAACCTTCCTCTTTTTACGGATGAGGAACGGGCATTGGTAGGAACAACCTATACTCGCCAAGGACACGATATTGCAGTGGAACTTGGTCTGCAACTTGTGGGACCAAAGTTACACAAGTTCGTAAAAAAAGCCAGAAAGTTGGCCAATGGATCGGATATGATAATCCATTGCTGGAGAGGTGGCATGAGAAGTGCCAGTATGGCTTGGCTGATGGATACAGCTGGGTTTAATGTGGCCACCCTTCGGGGCGGATACAAAGCCTACCGAAAACTATGCCAAGATTGGTTTGAAATGCCGTGGCGGCTATATGTGCTTAGTGGAGCTACCGGGAGCGGAAAAACGGAGGTGCTGCATCACTTAAAGAGGCTAGGAGAACAGGTTGTCGATTTGGAGGGATTGGCGAATCACAAAGGATCGGCATTTGGTGCATTGGGTCAAAACCCCCAACCCTCCACAGAAATGTTTGAGAACTTGCTTTTTGAGGAACTCAGCAAACTGGATCCACACCGCCCAATCTGGATTGAGGATGAAAGCGTGAGCATTGGCTCTGTTTTTATCCCAAATTCTTTTTTCAAGCGAATGATTCTATCTCCTGTTTTGCTAATGCGCGTTCCTAAAGAAATTCGCGTGGAAAGGTTAGTACATGAGTATGGCTTATTTTCGAAGGAGCAGTTGTTGGGCTGCATCCATAAAATTGAGAAGCGGTTGGGGGGCGATGCCGTTACGGCTTGTGTCGAGGCTATCGAGGCTGGCGAATTACATATAGTCGCAGAGCTGACCCTTCACTATTACGATAAAAGTTATTCCTTTTCGTTGGAAAGACGAAATCCCACCAAGCTACACTATCTTAATACGACTACCAGTGATATGGCTGAAAATGCTGTGCAGTTGAAAATCGAGGCATTGGAAGTTAATTTTGAGGAATAA
- a CDS encoding alpha/beta hydrolase family protein, which yields MKFFLVVFAMWLTFITSFGQQRVTYKAVDGLQVTADLYLGKPDSPFIILLHQAGYSRGEYNEIAPRLINLGYSCLAVDLRSGKEVNFIVNETAKKANEQDYSVNYIDAIPDILASIDYARALVKKPVILFGSSYSASLCLLVASESVKVGGVIACSPGEYFGDTSFVKNRINLPKKSVFVCGSKLEMPDIKKLVSNIPIKNIIVADPGKYSGTHGASTFWSSKPESKEMWLALTLFFSRLPK from the coding sequence ATGAAGTTCTTCCTAGTAGTATTTGCAATGTGGTTGACATTCATTACCAGCTTTGGACAGCAAAGAGTTACCTACAAGGCTGTTGATGGTTTGCAAGTTACGGCCGATCTATACTTAGGAAAACCCGATTCTCCATTCATTATACTGCTACATCAAGCGGGTTATAGCCGAGGAGAATATAATGAAATTGCACCTAGGCTTATTAACTTGGGTTATAGTTGTCTTGCTGTTGATTTACGTTCGGGTAAAGAGGTGAACTTTATAGTAAACGAAACTGCTAAAAAGGCAAACGAACAAGATTATTCTGTAAACTATATTGATGCTATTCCCGATATTCTTGCCTCCATCGATTATGCTCGGGCTTTAGTTAAGAAACCTGTCATTCTTTTTGGTTCAAGTTATAGCGCTTCTCTTTGCTTATTAGTGGCCTCTGAATCGGTTAAGGTTGGCGGTGTTATCGCTTGTTCTCCAGGAGAATACTTTGGCGACACCTCATTTGTAAAGAATCGAATCAATCTTCCCAAAAAATCCGTTTTTGTTTGTGGCTCGAAACTTGAGATGCCCGATATTAAAAAATTGGTCTCAAATATTCCAATCAAAAATATTATCGTTGCTGATCCAGGCAAGTATAGCGGCACGCACGGGGCCTCTACTTTCTGGTCAAGTAAACCCGAAAGTAAAGAGATGTGGCTTGCACTTACCCTGTTTTTCAGTAGACTTCCAAAGTAG
- the rsgA gene encoding ribosome small subunit-dependent GTPase A, translating to MEKEVFDGLVMKSTGSWYEVRSSSGDHIRCTVRGKLRLKGVKSTNPIAVGDRVSYALEDEIGVITAVHDRKNYIIRKSSNLSRESHILAANLDQAFLVVTPEFPKTPLEFIDRFLVTSEAYRIPTSIILNKIDLFDGELKELADYYRSIYEHAGYEVIETSAKKNIGIDYIKEKIKNKITVFSGNSGVGKSTLINCIDSNVKLKTGSISLYHLKGKHTTTFYEMVEVAFGGFIIDTPGIKGFGLVDINQNDLSHYFPDIFKFANGCKFDNCTHVHEPGCSVIKAAEKGYIGETRYNSYLSILADSEEKYRNPF from the coding sequence ATGGAGAAGGAAGTTTTCGACGGCTTAGTGATGAAAAGTACCGGAAGTTGGTACGAGGTACGGTCGAGTTCGGGCGACCATATCCGATGCACTGTTCGTGGAAAATTGCGGCTAAAGGGGGTGAAATCAACAAATCCAATTGCCGTAGGCGATCGCGTGAGCTATGCTTTAGAGGATGAAATTGGGGTAATTACAGCGGTACATGACCGCAAGAATTACATTATTCGGAAATCTTCTAACCTTTCGCGGGAGTCACATATTCTTGCCGCCAACCTCGATCAAGCTTTTTTAGTGGTTACTCCCGAATTTCCGAAGACACCGCTCGAGTTCATTGATAGGTTTTTGGTAACCAGTGAGGCATATAGGATCCCTACTTCCATAATTCTTAACAAAATCGATCTTTTCGATGGAGAACTTAAGGAGTTGGCCGATTATTATCGATCGATTTACGAACATGCCGGTTATGAGGTGATAGAAACATCAGCAAAAAAGAATATTGGGATCGATTATATAAAGGAAAAGATTAAAAATAAGATAACTGTTTTTTCTGGAAATAGTGGTGTGGGAAAATCAACGCTTATTAACTGTATCGACAGTAATGTGAAGTTAAAGACTGGGTCTATATCGTTATACCACCTTAAGGGAAAGCATACTACTACTTTTTATGAAATGGTTGAAGTGGCATTCGGTGGTTTTATAATCGATACTCCGGGAATCAAGGGTTTTGGATTGGTTGATATTAATCAAAACGATTTGTCGCACTATTTTCCGGATATTTTTAAGTTTGCTAATGGCTGCAAGTTCGACAATTGCACCCATGTGCACGAACCGGGCTGTTCGGTTATCAAGGCAGCAGAGAAAGGCTACATTGGTGAAACACGCTATAATAGTTACCTGAGCATTCTGGCCGATAGTGAAGAAAAGTATCGTAATCCATTTTAA
- a CDS encoding translation initiation factor, with amino-acid sequence MGDKNWKDRLNIVYSTNPDFQFTQNQESSAETLLPGKQDLRVMLDKKQRGGKKVTLVTGFVGSEDDLKELAKTLKSKCGVGGSAKDGEILIQGDFRQKLVDLLKAAGYKVKQAGG; translated from the coding sequence ATGGGAGATAAAAACTGGAAAGATCGTCTGAATATTGTTTACTCCACAAACCCCGACTTTCAATTTACCCAAAATCAAGAGTCGTCGGCGGAAACACTCCTCCCCGGCAAACAAGACCTACGCGTGATGCTCGATAAAAAACAGCGTGGCGGCAAGAAGGTGACTTTGGTTACCGGATTTGTTGGGTCGGAGGATGATCTAAAGGAGTTAGCGAAAACACTCAAGTCGAAATGTGGCGTTGGCGGTTCTGCCAAAGATGGGGAAATTCTAATTCAGGGAGATTTTCGACAAAAACTTGTTGATCTTTTAAAGGCTGCTGGGTATAAAGTAAAACAGGCCGGAGGATAG
- a CDS encoding peptidase U32 family protein, giving the protein MLFQRNDIELMAPVGNRESLYAAIQGGANAVYFGVDVLNMRSRSANNFTLDELGEIVSICRENGLLSYLTVNTIVYEPELVLLKQVIDAAAVAGVSAIIASDQAAIVYAREKGIEVHISTQLSISNTESLKFYSGWADVVVLARELNMNQVAEISRQIALQKIVGPAGKPIKIEMFAHGALCMAISGKCYMSLHENNHSANRGACQQTCRKGYTVTEKETGYQLDVENEYIMSPKDLCTIGFLDKMIAAGVTVFKIEGRARSADYVKTVISCYREAIAAVADGTYRPEKIDDWMKRLGAVFNRGFWDGYYLGQKIGEWSTVYGSKATKRKVYLARVVNYFSKLGVAELLLEAGEISIGDEYIIIGPTSGVVEGVAEEIHDGNGPISSAGKGTVFSVKVGSPVRRADRLYKLVSSED; this is encoded by the coding sequence ATGCTATTTCAAAGAAACGATATTGAGCTAATGGCTCCTGTTGGAAACCGTGAGAGTTTATACGCTGCCATTCAGGGTGGTGCAAATGCTGTTTATTTTGGTGTTGACGTGCTCAATATGCGGTCAAGGTCGGCCAACAACTTTACCCTTGATGAACTTGGGGAGATAGTTTCTATCTGTCGTGAGAATGGTTTGTTGTCGTATCTGACCGTTAATACCATTGTTTATGAGCCGGAATTAGTCCTTTTAAAACAAGTTATTGATGCGGCAGCTGTTGCTGGGGTTTCTGCCATTATTGCAAGCGATCAGGCAGCCATAGTGTATGCTCGCGAAAAAGGTATAGAGGTGCATATTTCTACCCAGTTAAGTATCAGTAATACAGAATCGCTCAAGTTTTATTCTGGCTGGGCCGATGTTGTTGTTTTGGCTCGAGAACTAAACATGAATCAGGTTGCTGAGATCTCGCGACAAATTGCGCTTCAAAAAATTGTTGGACCCGCTGGAAAGCCTATTAAAATTGAGATGTTTGCGCATGGAGCGCTATGCATGGCTATTTCGGGCAAGTGCTATATGAGTTTGCATGAGAATAATCACTCTGCTAATCGTGGGGCATGCCAGCAAACGTGCCGAAAAGGTTATACCGTAACGGAGAAGGAGACCGGTTACCAGCTCGATGTGGAGAATGAGTATATCATGTCGCCAAAAGATCTATGTACAATTGGATTTCTTGACAAGATGATTGCTGCGGGTGTTACCGTTTTTAAAATTGAGGGGCGAGCACGTTCGGCCGACTATGTAAAGACAGTTATCTCGTGCTACCGTGAGGCCATTGCTGCTGTTGCTGATGGTACCTATAGACCTGAAAAAATCGACGATTGGATGAAGCGACTTGGTGCGGTCTTTAATCGGGGTTTCTGGGATGGATACTATTTGGGTCAAAAAATTGGAGAATGGAGCACCGTTTACGGATCAAAGGCCACCAAACGTAAAGTTTACCTGGCTCGTGTGGTAAACTATTTTTCAAAACTTGGCGTTGCAGAACTTCTGTTGGAAGCTGGTGAGATTTCGATCGGTGATGAGTATATTATTATTGGTCCAACTTCCGGAGTGGTCGAAGGCGTTGCCGAAGAGATTCATGATGGTAATGGACCTATCTCTTCCGCTGGTAAAGGAACAGTTTTCTCTGTAAAGGTTGGTAGCCCGGTAAGACGAGCCGACCGTTTGTATAAGTTAGTCTCTTCGGAGGACTAA
- a CDS encoding glycosyltransferase family 117 protein, whose protein sequence is MRQFKLANIIVGWVIFAIASITYLLTIEPTTSYWDCGEFIATAFKLEVGHPPGAPLFMILGRVASLFAPDPTLVPAMINSMSALASGFTILFLFWTITHLARKIVLKGDEEPTLWQLVSIIGSGVVGALAFTFSDSFWFSAVEAEVYALSSLFTAIAFWAILKWENEADQPRANRWIIFIAYMMGLSIGVHLLNLLTIPALVFVYYFKKFKISPWGIVGAASLSVVILGGILYGIIPWVVKIAAGFDLFFVNSLGLPFNFGAIFYAILLISLLIWGVYYTHKKGKVIANTIVLAISVIIIGYSSFAMIVIRSSANPPIDEGSPDNVYSLLHYLNREQYGDRPLFKGQFYNAPAINSEERTSYIPINGKYVESYLGSDYTFDPRFTTIFPRMYSSQKEHVQEYISWANITGTPISVDNGEKAQTVYRPTFGENLTFFLRYQVDFMYFRYFMWNFAGRQNDIQSSGEPNNGNWISGINAIDSYRLGPQENLPESMKNSKSRNVYYLLPLLLGFIGLYFQFKKTKNDFGVVMMLFILTGLAIVIYLNQTPLQPRERDYAYTGSFYAFAIWIGLGVLGIAELIGKILKNRAVAVTSSIIICMLAVPTVMAFQNWDDHDRSNRYTAHDFAANYLNSCAPNAILFTNGDNDTFPLWYAQEVEGIRTDVRIVNLSLLGTDWYIGQMKRQLYYTQPGPPDKSSINPEMNQKQLFESKAVPFSLPFEKYVQGTNEMIPVIEKVKGFFDVKDIVGFIASKDEATKVQTRSGEVLDYIPTRNLAIKVDVDKVIKNGTVRPEDRDLVDSILSFTLPEKKDYLNKPEMMVLDMLAHFNWDRPIYFVSPASDVDLGLQQYLQLDGFAYRLVPIRTKPADFMSVGRIDTDTLYNKYMNKFTWGGLGNPKTYIDYNNVRTVQVVRLRKNFSRLADALSAQGKYDSARVVMTRCIEITPNYQIPYEIYTLDNIRSMYLAKDPKSANTITKEFAKIASDNLAYIMTLSPRYKNLYDYQVQLNLHYYTEMSRMAREFGQTELADKLEKEFQSRFSSYMQ, encoded by the coding sequence ATGAGACAATTTAAGCTTGCCAACATTATTGTTGGGTGGGTTATATTTGCTATTGCAAGCATTACCTACCTTCTAACAATCGAACCCACAACCAGCTACTGGGATTGTGGAGAGTTCATTGCTACAGCATTTAAACTGGAGGTGGGACACCCTCCCGGAGCGCCGCTATTTATGATTCTCGGAAGAGTGGCCTCTCTGTTTGCTCCCGACCCAACCCTAGTTCCGGCCATGATAAATTCCATGTCGGCACTGGCAAGCGGATTTACCATTCTATTCCTCTTTTGGACAATTACGCACCTTGCAAGAAAAATTGTTCTAAAAGGCGATGAGGAACCAACTTTATGGCAACTAGTTTCCATAATTGGCTCTGGTGTGGTAGGCGCATTGGCATTTACTTTTTCCGACTCATTTTGGTTTTCGGCAGTAGAGGCGGAGGTTTACGCTCTTTCGTCACTTTTCACAGCTATTGCATTCTGGGCTATCCTAAAGTGGGAAAACGAAGCGGATCAACCGCGAGCAAATCGCTGGATAATTTTTATTGCCTACATGATGGGGCTTTCAATTGGTGTTCACCTTTTGAACTTGCTCACGATTCCGGCACTCGTTTTTGTCTATTATTTTAAAAAATTCAAAATTTCCCCTTGGGGAATCGTGGGAGCGGCATCCCTTTCGGTAGTCATTCTAGGCGGAATCCTTTATGGCATTATTCCGTGGGTTGTAAAAATAGCCGCCGGATTTGACCTTTTCTTCGTTAACTCACTCGGCCTTCCTTTTAATTTTGGAGCAATTTTCTATGCAATACTTCTAATTAGCCTTTTGATTTGGGGCGTATACTACACCCATAAAAAAGGAAAAGTTATTGCAAACACCATCGTGTTGGCCATTTCGGTAATTATTATTGGTTACTCTTCTTTTGCAATGATCGTTATCCGATCTTCGGCAAATCCACCTATCGACGAAGGCAGCCCAGATAACGTATACTCGCTTCTTCACTACCTCAATAGGGAACAATATGGAGACAGACCTCTTTTTAAGGGACAATTCTACAATGCTCCAGCCATTAATTCAGAGGAAAGAACATCCTACATTCCAATAAACGGCAAATACGTGGAGTCTTACCTTGGCTCCGACTATACCTTCGATCCAAGGTTCACAACTATTTTCCCTAGAATGTACAGTTCCCAAAAAGAACATGTACAGGAATATATTTCTTGGGCAAATATAACCGGGACACCCATCTCGGTTGATAATGGAGAGAAAGCACAAACGGTATACCGCCCAACCTTTGGTGAAAACCTCACCTTCTTTTTAAGGTATCAGGTGGACTTTATGTATTTCCGCTACTTTATGTGGAATTTTGCCGGCCGCCAAAACGATATTCAAAGCAGCGGTGAACCCAACAATGGAAATTGGATTTCGGGCATAAACGCCATTGATTCCTATAGACTTGGACCTCAGGAGAACTTGCCTGAATCCATGAAAAACTCAAAAAGTCGCAACGTCTACTACTTACTTCCATTATTATTAGGGTTTATAGGCCTCTACTTCCAGTTCAAAAAAACAAAGAACGATTTCGGAGTAGTTATGATGCTGTTTATCCTCACCGGACTTGCCATTGTGATTTATCTCAATCAAACTCCATTGCAGCCGCGAGAGCGTGACTATGCATACACGGGTTCATTTTATGCATTTGCTATTTGGATTGGATTAGGGGTCCTTGGAATTGCCGAATTAATTGGGAAAATTCTTAAGAATCGCGCAGTGGCGGTTACCAGTTCTATCATAATATGTATGCTGGCGGTACCAACAGTAATGGCCTTTCAAAACTGGGACGATCACGATCGTTCGAATCGCTACACTGCCCATGACTTTGCAGCCAACTATCTAAATTCCTGTGCGCCGAATGCCATCTTATTCACCAACGGCGATAACGATACATTTCCGCTGTGGTATGCCCAGGAGGTGGAAGGGATTAGAACAGATGTGCGTATTGTCAACCTTAGTTTGTTGGGTACCGATTGGTATATCGGTCAAATGAAAAGACAACTCTACTACACGCAACCTGGTCCACCCGACAAAAGTTCAATTAATCCGGAGATGAATCAAAAGCAACTTTTCGAATCCAAAGCGGTACCGTTTAGCCTGCCATTCGAGAAGTATGTTCAAGGAACCAATGAAATGATTCCTGTTATAGAAAAGGTTAAAGGTTTCTTCGACGTAAAAGACATTGTTGGTTTCATTGCATCAAAAGATGAGGCGACTAAAGTTCAAACTCGTTCTGGAGAAGTTCTTGACTATATTCCTACACGAAACTTGGCCATAAAGGTTGATGTAGATAAGGTAATCAAAAACGGAACAGTTCGTCCGGAAGATCGTGATTTGGTCGATTCAATATTGTCCTTCACCCTTCCTGAAAAGAAGGATTACCTAAACAAACCGGAGATGATGGTGCTTGATATGTTAGCACACTTCAACTGGGATCGGCCAATCTACTTTGTATCACCAGCTAGTGATGTGGATCTGGGGCTGCAACAATACCTGCAACTCGATGGGTTTGCTTATAGGCTTGTGCCTATCCGAACCAAGCCAGCCGATTTTATGTCAGTAGGTAGGATTGATACCGACACCCTATACAACAAGTATATGAACAAATTTACTTGGGGTGGACTTGGAAATCCTAAAACATACATCGACTACAACAATGTTCGCACAGTTCAGGTTGTGCGCCTAAGGAAGAACTTTAGCCGACTGGCCGATGCGCTTTCAGCACAAGGGAAATACGACTCTGCGAGAGTTGTTATGACACGCTGCATAGAAATAACGCCAAACTACCAGATTCCTTACGAGATATATACTCTCGATAACATTCGAAGCATGTATTTGGCAAAAGATCCAAAATCAGCAAACACGATAACCAAAGAATTCGCGAAGATTGCTTCTGATAATCTTGCCTATATTATGACTCTCTCTCCGAGGTATAAAAATCTATACGATTATCAAGTGCAACTGAACTTGCACTACTATACCGAAATGAGTAGAATGGCTCGCGAGTTTGGCCAAACTGAATTGGCAGACAAGCTCGAAAAAGAATTTCAAAGTAGATTTTCGAGTTATATGCAATAA
- a CDS encoding TIGR00266 family protein, whose product MKSHEIDYRIVGNDLQLVEVELDPMETVIAEAGAMMYMDDGITFETKLGDGSEPSQGFMGKLLSAGSRVLTGESLFMTHFTNHGHGKRKVAFSAPYPGSIVPFNLAEMGGQIIVQKDGFLCAAMGTKVSMTFNRRIGVGLVGGEGFVLQKLEGDGLAFVHAGGTLIERQLNNEKIRIDTGCVVAFQPGIDFSVETSGSLRSMVFGGEGIFLATLSGTGRVWLQSMPIRKLIQAIAPYGSNSGKESSSLLGGFLKD is encoded by the coding sequence ATGAAATCGCACGAAATCGATTACCGAATAGTAGGAAACGATTTACAGCTGGTAGAGGTAGAACTGGATCCCATGGAGACTGTTATTGCCGAGGCAGGAGCAATGATGTATATGGACGATGGCATTACTTTTGAAACCAAGCTTGGAGATGGCTCTGAACCTTCGCAAGGATTTATGGGAAAACTACTTTCGGCTGGCTCTCGAGTATTAACAGGTGAGTCTTTGTTCATGACTCATTTTACGAACCATGGGCATGGAAAACGAAAAGTTGCTTTTTCTGCACCTTATCCCGGTTCAATAGTTCCATTCAACCTTGCAGAGATGGGGGGACAGATTATCGTTCAAAAGGATGGATTTTTATGTGCAGCCATGGGAACAAAAGTTTCCATGACGTTTAATCGGCGCATAGGTGTCGGTTTAGTCGGTGGTGAAGGGTTTGTCCTCCAAAAGTTAGAGGGAGATGGACTTGCCTTTGTCCATGCAGGTGGAACGCTCATCGAGCGCCAATTGAATAATGAAAAGATTCGAATCGATACAGGTTGTGTTGTTGCATTTCAGCCGGGAATCGATTTTTCTGTTGAGACTAGTGGAAGTTTAAGGAGTATGGTTTTTGGCGGTGAAGGTATTTTTCTCGCTACCCTTTCGGGAACAGGAAGGGTTTGGTTGCAATCGATGCCTATTCGCAAATTAATCCAAGCAATTGCACCATACGGCAGCAATTCGGGTAAGGAGTCGTCGAGCTTGCTTGGTGGATTTTTAAAAGATTAA